A part of Desulfotomaculum nigrificans DSM 574 genomic DNA contains:
- a CDS encoding site-specific DNA-methyltransferase, translating to MEFPKIQKEIFNPISENVKKLAELFPSAVKDGQVDFDALKAELGQFETVSEKLSERYELGWAGKEDAKRLANTDIIGRTLKYIPEDSKNPDTTENLYIEGDNLEVLKLLRNSYYNRIKMIYIDPPYNTGKDFIYRDNFKVSEEENAVSEGEIDLLGERLIVNQKSSGRYHSNWLSMMYPRLKVAKDLLTEDGVIFISIDDNEVDNLKKICNEVFGEDNFVACIIWERAYSPVNLKKHFSENHDFVLCYAKQIDNLICNGLKRTDESIDRYKNPDNDPRGPWKPADLSVGPAIQEKRYEIITPSGRSVFPPEGRCWVYTKERYEEMLADNRIWFGESGNNVPSVKKFLSEVKNTMTPMTIWKYTEVGHSQDAAKKLIQLFDGKSYFDYPKSVDLIKRMIELYAKQDSIIMDFFSGSATTAHAVMQLNAEDGGNRKFIMVQLPEPCDEKSEAYKAGFKNICEIGRERIRRAGEKIKEENKDKEGIENLDIGFKVFRVADTNIRWFSEAIKSDNITLEEGMMSDKDRLDFNPGFTDIDVVYEILLRHRDIPLSAKVEKLYEIGERTYIFADTVVVCLEENVTESIIDKIAAIEPMPMKIIFRDSAFGDDITLKTNTMLRLEAQMKKNSGNMKKAYRVEFI from the coding sequence ATGGAGTTTCCCAAAATACAGAAGGAGATATTTAACCCGATCAGTGAAAATGTTAAAAAACTGGCGGAGTTGTTCCCGTCAGCAGTGAAAGACGGGCAGGTTGATTTTGACGCTTTGAAAGCTGAATTGGGTCAGTTTGAAACGGTCAGCGAAAAACTGTCGGAACGCTATGAGCTTGGCTGGGCTGGAAAAGAGGACGCAAAGCGGCTGGCAAACACGGATATTATAGGTCGGACGCTGAAATACATTCCAGAGGATAGTAAAAACCCCGACACTACCGAGAATTTGTACATTGAAGGGGATAATCTGGAGGTTTTGAAGCTGCTCCGCAACAGTTATTATAACAGGATAAAAATGATTTACATAGACCCGCCTTACAATACGGGCAAAGACTTTATTTACAGGGATAATTTTAAGGTTAGTGAGGAGGAAAATGCTGTTTCGGAGGGGGAAATAGACCTTTTAGGAGAACGTCTAATAGTTAACCAGAAGAGCAGTGGAAGGTATCACTCTAATTGGCTGTCTATGATGTATCCGAGATTGAAGGTAGCAAAGGATTTGCTGACGGAAGATGGGGTTATATTTATCAGCATTGATGATAATGAAGTAGATAATTTGAAGAAAATTTGTAATGAGGTGTTTGGAGAAGATAATTTTGTGGCTTGTATTATATGGGAGCGGGCATACTCACCAGTGAATTTGAAAAAACATTTTTCAGAAAACCACGATTTTGTATTATGCTATGCAAAGCAAATAGATAATCTAATATGTAATGGGCTAAAAAGAACTGATGAATCAATTGATAGATATAAAAATCCCGATAATGATCCAAGGGGTCCATGGAAACCCGCCGACTTATCTGTGGGACCAGCTATACAAGAAAAACGATATGAAATTATTACTCCTTCAGGACGAAGTGTTTTTCCTCCCGAAGGAAGATGCTGGGTATATACCAAAGAAAGATATGAGGAAATGTTGGCTGATAATAGAATTTGGTTTGGGGAAAGTGGAAATAATGTTCCATCTGTGAAAAAATTTTTATCTGAAGTTAAAAATACAATGACTCCTATGACAATATGGAAGTACACAGAAGTTGGACATTCTCAAGATGCTGCTAAAAAATTAATACAATTATTTGATGGAAAGTCATATTTTGATTATCCAAAATCAGTAGATTTGATAAAGAGAATGATAGAGTTATATGCAAAGCAAGATTCAATTATAATGGACTTCTTCTCTGGCTCTGCTACCACTGCTCATGCGGTTATGCAGCTTAATGCCGAAGACGGCGGCAACCGTAAGTTTATAATGGTGCAGCTTCCCGAGCCGTGTGACGAAAAAAGTGAAGCATATAAGGCTGGATTTAAAAACATCTGCGAAATCGGCAGAGAACGTATCCGTAGGGCTGGAGAAAAAATTAAAGAAGAAAATAAGGATAAAGAAGGCATTGAAAACCTTGACATAGGCTTCAAAGTGTTCAGGGTAGCCGATACCAATATCCGCTGGTTCAGCGAGGCAATCAAGTCCGATAACATTACATTGGAAGAAGGCATGATGTCGGATAAAGACAGGCTTGACTTCAATCCAGGCTTTACCGACATCGACGTGGTTTATGAGATACTCTTAAGGCACAGGGATATTCCGCTGTCTGCAAAGGTGGAAAAGCTGTACGAGATCGGCGAACGTACCTATATTTTTGCCGATACGGTGGTAGTCTGCCTTGAGGAGAATGTAACCGAAAGCATTATTGATAAAATTGCGGCCATAGAACCAATGCCCATGAAGATAATCTTCCGCGACAGCGCTTTCGGTGACGATATAACCCTTAAAACCAACACTATGCTGCGGCTGGAAGCCCAGATGAAAAAGAACAGCGGCAATATGAAAAAGGCATACAGGGTAGAGTTCATTTAA
- the glmS gene encoding glutamine--fructose-6-phosphate transaminase (isomerizing), whose amino-acid sequence MCGVVGYVGSSPATPIILDGLKKLEYRGYDSSGVAVLDKDGLKVEKKMGRLAELEKVLAGRELDATVGIGHTRWATHGRPSDVNAHPHTSNDGKIAVVHNGIIENYLQLREWLTSRGHVFKSETDTEVIPHLIEHFYKGDLVEAVQKTVSHLEGSYAIMAISVDQPDRIVAVRQDMPLVVGLGEGENFLASDIPALLKYTRNCYLLNDGDVVELRADQVVIRDITGKIVQKEIFKVTWDAEEAEKGGYDHFMLKEIHEQPRALRDTLKGRISHKGDKVILEEINMTPEQIKGIKKIVITACGTAYHAGLVGKYVIEQLVRIPVEVDIASEFRYRDPIIDKDTLVVVVSQSGETADTLAALREARRRGARVVAVTNVIASSVAREADDIIYTWAGPEISVASTKAYTTQLVAMYLLALYLAQHRNTLAAGNIKEILDELKELYVKAQDVLDNEAPIKEFAKKYSQHEDAFFIGRGLDYAVALEGSLKLKEISYIHAEAYAAGELKHGTLALIVENIPVIALATQQSLFEKMVSNIKEVKARDARVIALAMEGHTEVEKVADQVIYIPKTHPVLAPILTVIPLQLLAYYMAVYRGCDVDKPRNLAKSVTVE is encoded by the coding sequence ATGTGCGGCGTAGTCGGCTATGTGGGCAGCAGCCCCGCAACGCCAATTATTCTTGATGGCTTAAAGAAACTTGAATATAGAGGTTATGATTCTTCCGGTGTAGCAGTTTTAGATAAAGACGGCTTAAAAGTGGAGAAAAAAATGGGCCGTTTGGCCGAACTGGAGAAGGTCCTGGCAGGCAGGGAGCTGGATGCCACTGTTGGTATCGGCCACACCCGCTGGGCCACCCACGGGCGTCCCAGTGATGTCAACGCCCACCCCCATACCTCCAATGATGGCAAAATTGCCGTGGTACACAACGGGATTATTGAAAACTACCTGCAACTGCGGGAATGGTTAACCTCCCGGGGACATGTATTTAAATCGGAAACAGATACCGAAGTAATTCCCCACCTGATTGAGCATTTCTATAAAGGGGATCTGGTGGAGGCGGTGCAAAAGACCGTTTCCCATCTGGAAGGCTCCTACGCCATTATGGCCATATCAGTTGACCAGCCGGATCGGATTGTGGCTGTCCGGCAGGATATGCCCCTGGTGGTGGGTCTGGGAGAAGGAGAGAACTTCCTGGCCTCTGATATCCCGGCCCTGCTTAAATACACCCGTAACTGCTACCTGTTAAACGATGGTGATGTGGTGGAATTAAGGGCCGACCAGGTGGTTATTAGAGATATAACCGGTAAAATAGTACAAAAGGAAATCTTTAAAGTAACCTGGGACGCTGAAGAGGCTGAAAAGGGCGGCTACGACCACTTTATGCTGAAGGAAATCCATGAGCAGCCCCGGGCCCTGCGGGATACCCTGAAGGGTCGTATTTCGCACAAAGGCGACAAAGTGATTCTGGAAGAAATCAATATGACCCCCGAACAAATTAAGGGGATTAAGAAAATTGTTATCACCGCCTGCGGCACGGCATACCATGCCGGACTGGTGGGTAAATACGTTATTGAACAATTAGTACGGATTCCGGTGGAGGTAGATATTGCCTCGGAGTTCCGTTACCGTGACCCCATTATTGATAAAGACACGCTGGTGGTGGTAGTCAGCCAGTCCGGTGAAACCGCTGATACCCTGGCCGCCTTGCGGGAAGCCCGCCGCCGGGGTGCCAGAGTGGTGGCCGTCACCAACGTCATTGCCAGCTCCGTAGCCCGGGAGGCCGATGACATTATCTACACCTGGGCCGGTCCGGAAATCTCCGTGGCCTCCACCAAGGCCTATACTACCCAGTTAGTGGCCATGTACCTGCTGGCCCTGTACCTGGCCCAGCATCGCAACACCCTGGCGGCCGGCAACATCAAGGAAATCCTGGACGAATTAAAAGAACTGTATGTTAAGGCCCAGGATGTGCTGGACAATGAAGCACCCATCAAAGAATTTGCTAAAAAATACAGCCAGCATGAAGATGCCTTCTTCATCGGCCGCGGCCTGGACTATGCCGTGGCCCTGGAGGGCTCACTGAAACTGAAGGAAATCTCCTACATCCACGCCGAAGCCTATGCCGCCGGTGAACTAAAGCACGGCACCCTGGCCCTGATCGTGGAAAACATCCCGGTCATTGCCCTGGCCACCCAGCAGAGCCTCTTTGAAAAGATGGTCAGCAATATCAAAGAGGTGAAAGCCAGAGATGCCCGGGTAATCGCCCTGGCCATGGAAGGCCATACCGAAGTGGAAAAGGTAGCCGACCAGGTAATCTACATTCCCAAAACCCACCCGGTACTGGCGCCGATTTTGACCGTTATTCCGCTGCAGCTGCTGGCTTACTATATGGCTGTATACCGGGGCTGTGACGTTGATAAGCCGCGGAATTTGGCTAAGTCTGTTACGGTGGAGTAA
- a CDS encoding DUF4391 domain-containing protein, whose translation MLAIPSVYEINKTFTIKTFMTADLTQKEKKRFREVVIEVKLLYQVAGEDIPSLISDEYDCQAILFFSVRLTELKNASFVGNIMQRLVKPLCVIRFYDHTNCQVFCFCHKRLNLNDRTQVVIEDTVYSSPASMQFADETNALMREYIEFDRIQNRGNKLDFYLEMMIKAYIVSNLSLWSGTRALLVSKVWYNRDDMLKLYDRLKRTEQLKKEQKFAKTVAESARINSELKRLYAQFAKIIEKV comes from the coding sequence ATGCTGGCGATACCCAGTGTATATGAGATAAATAAGACTTTTACCATCAAGACATTTATGACTGCTGACCTGACCCAAAAGGAGAAAAAAAGGTTCAGGGAAGTAGTAATTGAAGTAAAGCTGTTATATCAGGTTGCAGGGGAGGACATCCCCTCGCTGATTAGTGACGAATACGACTGCCAGGCGATTCTGTTTTTCAGTGTCCGTTTGACTGAGCTGAAAAATGCCAGCTTTGTGGGAAACATCATGCAGCGGTTGGTCAAACCGTTATGCGTAATCAGATTTTACGACCATACCAACTGCCAGGTTTTCTGCTTCTGTCACAAAAGGCTGAACTTAAACGACAGGACGCAGGTGGTTATTGAGGATACGGTATATTCCTCCCCTGCTTCCATGCAGTTTGCAGACGAAACAAATGCGCTGATGCGGGAGTACATTGAGTTTGACAGAATCCAAAACAGGGGCAACAAGCTGGACTTTTACCTTGAAATGATGATCAAGGCGTACATCGTATCCAACCTTTCCTTATGGTCTGGGACGAGGGCCTTGCTTGTCTCAAAGGTATGGTATAACAGGGATGATATGTTAAAGCTCTATGATAGGCTTAAACGGACAGAGCAGCTAAAAAAAGAGCAAAAATTCGCAAAAACTGTGGCAGAAAGCGCAAGGATCAATTCAGAGTTAAAAAGGCTGTATGCCCAGTTTGCCAAAATTATCGAGAAGGTATAG
- the glmM gene encoding phosphoglucosamine mutase, translated as MGKLFGTDGVRGVANTELTAELAFQLGRAGAYVLTKQGHPKKVVIGRDTRISGDMLEAALVAGICSVGVDVYKVGVLPTPAIAFLTRKLGAGAGVVISASHNPVADNGIKFFGPSGYKLPDELESRIEKLVLEGGEELPKPTGGDLGRTYTIEDAQDQYVAYAKSTINTDLQGLKVVVDCANGAAYQVAPRVLSELGAEVIPICHRPDGVNINADCGSTHPEKLMEAVVEHGADLGLAHDGDADRVLAVDSNGKLVDGDHIMVICAKHLKARGKLRKNTVAVTVMSNLGLHKALEKSDIEVVETKVGDRYVLEKLLETGARFGGEQSGHIIFLEHNTTGDGIITALQLLSVIKETGRSLAELAGQMEQYPQILKNVRVTDKKMVMNSPILTEAIRRFERDLAGQGRILVRPSGTEPLVRIMVEGKDMEQLQSIVDKMAEIVGSI; from the coding sequence ATGGGAAAGTTATTTGGCACTGATGGAGTCCGTGGGGTGGCCAATACTGAGCTGACTGCCGAACTGGCCTTTCAGCTGGGGCGGGCCGGGGCTTATGTGCTGACCAAACAGGGTCACCCAAAGAAAGTGGTAATTGGCCGGGACACCAGAATATCCGGTGACATGCTGGAGGCAGCACTGGTGGCCGGTATCTGTTCAGTGGGGGTAGATGTTTATAAGGTGGGAGTGTTACCGACGCCCGCCATTGCCTTTTTGACCAGAAAATTAGGTGCCGGGGCCGGCGTAGTTATTTCAGCTTCCCATAACCCGGTGGCGGATAATGGCATCAAATTCTTCGGCCCCAGTGGCTATAAACTCCCTGATGAATTGGAAAGCCGCATTGAAAAGCTGGTCCTAGAGGGAGGGGAAGAATTACCTAAACCCACCGGCGGAGATTTGGGCAGGACTTACACCATTGAAGATGCCCAGGATCAGTATGTGGCCTACGCTAAGAGTACCATCAACACCGATCTGCAGGGTTTAAAGGTAGTGGTGGATTGTGCCAACGGGGCAGCTTACCAGGTGGCCCCCCGGGTTCTGTCAGAATTGGGCGCCGAGGTTATACCCATCTGCCACCGGCCGGATGGAGTTAATATCAACGCTGATTGTGGCTCCACCCACCCCGAAAAGCTTATGGAAGCAGTGGTGGAGCACGGGGCGGATTTGGGTCTGGCCCACGACGGAGATGCCGACCGGGTGCTGGCCGTTGACAGTAACGGCAAACTGGTGGACGGTGACCACATTATGGTTATTTGCGCCAAGCACCTTAAGGCCAGGGGAAAATTACGCAAAAATACCGTCGCCGTTACAGTGATGAGCAACCTGGGTTTGCATAAAGCCCTGGAGAAAAGCGATATTGAAGTGGTGGAAACCAAAGTCGGTGACCGTTATGTCTTGGAGAAATTGTTAGAAACCGGTGCCCGTTTTGGCGGGGAGCAATCGGGTCATATAATTTTCCTGGAGCATAATACTACCGGAGATGGTATAATAACTGCATTACAGTTATTGTCGGTAATTAAGGAAACCGGCCGCTCCCTGGCTGAATTGGCCGGACAAATGGAGCAGTATCCCCAAATTTTGAAGAATGTGCGGGTTACTGATAAAAAAATGGTCATGAACAGCCCCATCCTCACCGAAGCCATCCGGCGCTTTGAGCGGGACCTGGCCGGGCAGGGACGCATTCTGGTACGCCCCTCAGGTACTGAACCCCTGGTGCGCATCATGGTGGAAGGTAAGGATATGGAGCAACTGCAAAGTATAGTAGATAAGATGGCGGAAATAGTGGGCAGCATTTAA
- a CDS encoding helicase-related protein has product MNEVISSNEQLIAKINEVLKVRKGRKINIINDKLTLSVFGELSKNLKNVERINFIIRNTAYVPAGRELPREFEIRQNDTDLFFNSYDIIQKNKLQHLAKAKSMYEFIQKHVNVRKAKEPGKITGNIIMIDDEIAIHGTSSLEVSRKTKRGELAPIHFNSAVTEKAQLEHFQRLFNIIWNNNDYTEDYKMQLLESLNYVYKDYSPEFLYYFTLKELFGSQLDSGVERFERDKTGFKKSVIWNSLYDFQKDAVVSAIQKINKYNGCIIADSVGLGKTFEALAVIKWFELREDNVLVLCPAKLYDNWDSFKNPYIDNAFVKDNFNYKILCHTDLTRTKGYSRSGIDLSRVNWSNFDLVVIDESHNFRNRNEDIEHMSRYMKLMNDIIKKGHGTSRRLIARIDSYIDVISRCNSGEVELIGGEYLEEDVTLDYKYEIKVEHLIAADFLEDLYYDKEILEGLYRNVLHVLNEKRDAKLKKLEEIIVNKIIKTPYNPGNRKMLIFSAFADTANYLYDSIADELAKHGINIACITGSGEPRTTMKNVRCEFNTILRHFSPKSKLGQDLPKDKQIDVVIATDCISEGQNLQDCDAVINYDIQWNPVVLIQRFGRIDRIGSQNKKIAMINFFPNLALNDYLQLEQRVRGKMMAVNLTASGDEDFLSLEMNDFLFRKKQLERLQKEVIEIDELNDNISLTDLNMNDYLYELSNYIKNNPEIMRVPRGVYSVAEGERKGCIFCFKHQNEVAKPANESSLYPYYIMYISNDGEIY; this is encoded by the coding sequence ATGAATGAAGTTATAAGTTCTAACGAGCAATTGATAGCAAAAATAAATGAAGTCCTAAAAGTAAGAAAGGGCAGGAAAATAAATATCATTAATGACAAACTTACATTATCGGTATTTGGCGAACTTTCCAAGAATCTTAAAAATGTTGAGAGAATCAATTTTATTATACGTAATACTGCTTATGTGCCTGCCGGGCGCGAACTGCCTCGTGAGTTTGAGATTAGGCAAAACGATACAGACTTGTTTTTTAATTCTTATGACATCATCCAGAAAAACAAGCTCCAGCATCTTGCAAAAGCGAAATCCATGTATGAATTTATCCAAAAACATGTAAATGTGCGTAAGGCAAAAGAACCTGGGAAAATAACGGGGAACATTATCATGATTGATGATGAAATTGCTATACATGGCACATCATCTCTTGAAGTATCGAGGAAAACAAAGCGTGGAGAGCTGGCACCTATCCACTTTAACTCTGCTGTCACTGAAAAAGCACAGCTTGAACATTTTCAGAGGTTGTTTAATATCATCTGGAACAATAATGATTATACCGAGGATTACAAAATGCAGTTGCTTGAAAGCCTTAATTATGTTTACAAGGACTATTCTCCCGAATTCCTGTACTATTTTACACTGAAGGAGCTTTTCGGCAGTCAGCTTGATAGTGGTGTAGAGCGCTTTGAAAGGGATAAAACAGGTTTTAAAAAGTCTGTCATCTGGAATAGCCTCTATGATTTCCAGAAAGATGCTGTTGTCTCCGCCATTCAAAAGATAAACAAATACAATGGTTGCATCATTGCCGACAGTGTTGGTCTGGGAAAAACCTTTGAGGCTTTGGCCGTAATTAAATGGTTCGAGCTTCGGGAAGATAATGTACTGGTTTTATGCCCTGCCAAGCTCTATGATAACTGGGATTCCTTCAAAAACCCATATATAGACAACGCCTTTGTGAAGGATAACTTTAACTATAAAATCCTTTGCCATACAGATTTGACTAGGACAAAGGGATATTCCCGAAGTGGTATTGATTTATCCCGTGTAAACTGGAGCAATTTCGACCTGGTTGTCATCGACGAATCCCATAACTTCCGCAACCGAAACGAAGACATTGAGCATATGAGCCGCTATATGAAACTCATGAATGATATTATTAAAAAGGGTCATGGAACAAGCAGGAGGCTTATCGCCAGAATTGACAGCTATATTGACGTCATCTCCCGCTGTAATTCGGGAGAAGTGGAGCTTATAGGAGGGGAATATCTTGAAGAAGATGTTACCCTTGACTATAAATATGAGATTAAGGTGGAACATTTGATTGCAGCAGATTTCCTGGAGGATTTGTACTACGACAAGGAAATATTGGAAGGTTTGTACAGGAATGTTTTACATGTATTGAATGAAAAAAGGGACGCAAAGCTGAAAAAGCTTGAAGAAATTATTGTTAACAAAATCATTAAGACTCCTTATAACCCAGGAAACAGAAAAATGCTTATCTTTTCTGCTTTTGCGGATACTGCCAATTATCTGTATGACAGCATTGCCGATGAGCTTGCAAAACATGGGATTAATATAGCATGCATTACTGGTTCTGGAGAGCCGAGGACAACGATGAAAAATGTCCGTTGTGAGTTTAATACTATTCTGCGACACTTTTCACCAAAGTCCAAGCTGGGGCAAGACTTGCCAAAGGATAAGCAGATTGATGTGGTCATTGCCACAGACTGTATTTCCGAGGGCCAAAACCTGCAGGACTGTGATGCGGTCATTAACTATGACATCCAGTGGAATCCCGTTGTGCTGATCCAGCGTTTCGGCAGGATAGACCGCATTGGCAGCCAAAATAAAAAAATTGCCATGATCAACTTCTTTCCCAATTTGGCTCTTAATGATTATTTACAGCTTGAACAGAGAGTAAGAGGGAAAATGATGGCGGTAAACCTGACCGCTTCAGGGGACGAGGATTTCCTTTCTCTTGAAATGAATGATTTTCTTTTCAGGAAGAAACAGCTGGAAAGGCTGCAAAAAGAGGTTATCGAAATTGATGAACTGAATGATAACATTTCCCTGACCGACCTGAATATGAATGATTACCTTTATGAGCTTTCGAACTATATCAAAAATAACCCAGAGATTATGCGGGTGCCCAGGGGTGTATACTCTGTAGCGGAAGGGGAAAGGAAGGGCTGCATCTTTTGCTTTAAGCATCAGAACGAGGTGGCAAAACCAGCAAACGAAAGCTCCCTTTACCCCTACTACATTATGTACATCAGCAATGATGGTGAGATTTACTAA